AGAGCCCGATGTTCGATCCGCGGAGACTGGCCCTTGTCGAATCACCTCCCCCTGTGCAGCTGCCCTCTCCGGGTGAGGCTTCGCCCATTCCCGTTAGCGCGGTTCAGATGATGAAATATGAAGGGGATCGGATCAGGGTGAGGGCTTCCAACGCGTCTCCTGCGCTGCTGGTACTGGGCGAAAAATATTACCGCGGCTGGAAGGCCACCGATAACGGCAACTCCCTCGCCATCGTGCCGGTCAACCATGTTCTGCGCGGCGTCTACCTGCAACCCGGTAATCACGATGTTTCGTTTTCGTTTGATCCGTGGCCATACAAGGTGGGCAAGTACCTGACGTTTACATCGTTTGCCATATTGCTCTGTTTTCTCGGTCGGGAATGGCGACGTTCGGCGCAGGAAGCTGCGGCGACAGAGTAAAGATCGAATGGCAACTCCGGGAAGGGCTACTAATGGGACCGACGAGACGCTGGACGAGTTGAGACGTTACAGCTTGTCGCTGGTTCAGCCGCGTACCGGGTACCGCTACTCCCTTGATCCGCTGCTCCTGTGCGCTTTTGTCGCCGAGCGCGCCACCGGTGGCTCGCTTATCGATCTCGGCACGGGGTGCGGCATCATCCCGCTGCTGATGACCCGCCATTACGGCGCTGCTAGCGCCGTTGGGGTGGAGTGCCAGGAGGCCATGGCTGGTCTGGCAGAGCGGAATTGTAGCCTGAACGGCTCCCAAAACCATGTCCGGATACTGCGAGAAGACATTCTCGATCTTCGCCGGCATTTCCCGGTTTCTTCATTCGATAGTGTGCTTTCCAATCCGCCGTTTCGCAATCCGGGGACCGGCAAGACCAGCCCGAGAGCGGGCCGGGATATTGCCCGCCATGAAACAACTGCCGGGTTGAGCGATTTTCTTTCAGTTGCGAAATACCTAGTGAAGCCGGGCGGCAGCATCTTTTTTGTGTATCTTCCGTCGCGGCTGCAGGAGTTCATGGCTGTTGCCGGGGAATTGAAACTGGCTGTGGCTCGACTCAGGATGGTGCATGGCACGATTGGCGCCGAAGCGCGGATCTTTCTGGCAGAGCTGAAAAAGGGGCGGAAGTGCGATCTGGCGGTTGAGCCGCCGCTGGTGATATACAAGGATGACGGCAGCTACAGCGACGAGGCGGAGCAGATACTGGAGTCTTAATCCTTTTGGTTGGACAGGTGTAGCGTGTAGAGCGCTGCCAGGGTCTTGCGCAGTTCCTGATCGGTCAGCTCCTCGGTGGCCTTGGCAACGGTTTCCAGCTCCTCGGGGGTCAATGGCCGCGGCTTTTTTGGGGGGAGCGGTTT
The sequence above is a segment of the Geoanaerobacter pelophilus genome. Coding sequences within it:
- a CDS encoding tRNA1(Val) (adenine(37)-N6)-methyltransferase, translating into MATPGRATNGTDETLDELRRYSLSLVQPRTGYRYSLDPLLLCAFVAERATGGSLIDLGTGCGIIPLLMTRHYGAASAVGVECQEAMAGLAERNCSLNGSQNHVRILREDILDLRRHFPVSSFDSVLSNPPFRNPGTGKTSPRAGRDIARHETTAGLSDFLSVAKYLVKPGGSIFFVYLPSRLQEFMAVAGELKLAVARLRMVHGTIGAEARIFLAELKKGRKCDLAVEPPLVIYKDDGSYSDEAEQILES